From a region of the Candidatus Eremiobacterota bacterium genome:
- a CDS encoding serine/threonine-protein kinase: protein MKQGALTPGDVLRGRFLIKEVIGEGSFGKVYLAEDREVQGALWAVKEIWDSNMTDEERLEAIDLYTREVAILRTLNHTGVPKVLDFFSDGEGRHYFVMEYIEGRTLNAVLEQETIDAERAVTWALRLCDILEHLHSLKPAPLIYRDLKPSNVMVTPRGRLLLIDFGISRFFNPQKLKDTNVLGTPGFCPPEQYGKSQSDARSDIYALGATLYHLLTEEDLAQFNFAIPPVTTLNSAVPPGLEKLMSRCLEPDPSKRYQSVKSLREDLLRLSRQISGLYGPSAPPRPQLIPGRPRGSILSRIPAVIYLWAVFLAFFLGGLAFEPLLIFSGLVLCFIPIISIVPLPFYIGRKMHGHTAASILSLLVLGVLVFQMISSFGVKMLTTTAGRESFNGCQDSLKKIAGSMDLYANDNNGFYPDTQEKLTPAYLRTIPTCPASRGKPYEYQVSDDSKTYTMWCGGMFHRPYEDREGFPRYDSSQGFVTP from the coding sequence ATGAAACAAGGTGCCCTCACTCCAGGCGACGTGCTCCGCGGCCGCTTTCTCATCAAGGAAGTCATCGGCGAGGGGTCATTCGGGAAAGTGTATCTTGCCGAGGACAGGGAGGTCCAGGGCGCCCTCTGGGCCGTGAAGGAGATCTGGGACAGCAACATGACGGACGAGGAGCGCCTGGAGGCCATTGACCTCTACACCAGGGAGGTGGCCATCCTGCGGACACTCAACCACACTGGCGTTCCCAAGGTCCTCGATTTTTTCTCCGACGGCGAGGGAAGGCACTACTTCGTCATGGAGTATATTGAGGGCAGAACCCTCAACGCGGTCCTTGAGCAGGAGACAATAGACGCTGAGCGCGCCGTCACCTGGGCCCTCAGGCTCTGCGATATCCTGGAGCACCTCCACTCCCTGAAGCCCGCACCCCTTATCTACAGGGATCTCAAGCCTTCCAACGTCATGGTGACCCCCCGGGGAAGACTCCTCCTTATCGATTTCGGCATATCGAGGTTTTTCAACCCCCAGAAGCTGAAGGACACCAATGTCCTCGGCACGCCGGGGTTCTGCCCCCCGGAGCAGTACGGGAAAAGCCAGTCCGATGCGAGGAGCGATATCTATGCCCTCGGGGCGACGCTCTACCACCTCCTTACCGAGGAAGACCTGGCGCAGTTCAACTTTGCCATTCCGCCTGTCACGACATTAAACTCCGCGGTGCCGCCGGGGCTTGAGAAGCTCATGTCCCGGTGCCTCGAGCCTGATCCCTCCAAAAGGTACCAGAGCGTGAAGAGCCTCAGGGAGGACCTTCTGCGCCTCTCCAGGCAGATCTCCGGCCTTTACGGCCCTTCGGCCCCGCCCAGGCCGCAGCTCATACCGGGGCGCCCCCGGGGCAGCATTCTCTCCAGGATCCCGGCAGTCATTTACCTCTGGGCTGTTTTCCTGGCGTTTTTTCTTGGAGGTCTGGCCTTTGAGCCCCTTCTCATTTTCTCAGGGCTCGTGCTCTGCTTTATCCCCATCATCTCCATCGTACCCCTTCCTTTCTACATCGGCAGAAAGATGCATGGCCACACTGCCGCCTCAATCCTGAGCCTTCTGGTTCTGGGAGTCCTGGTCTTCCAGATGATAAGCTCTTTCGGAGTCAAGATGCTCACCACCACTGCCGGAAGGGAGTCCTTCAACGGGTGCCAGGACAGCCTGAAAAAAATCGCCGGCTCGATGGACCTCTACGCAAATGATAACAACGGCTTTTACCCGGACACCCAGGAAAAGCTTACCCCCGCCTATCTGAGGACCATTCCCACGTGTCCCGCCTCAAGGGGAAAGCCCTATGAATACCAGGTATCCGATGACTCCAAGACCTATACCATGTGGTGCGGCGGCATGTTCCACAGGCCCTATGAGGATCGCGAGGGCTTCCCCCGCTATGACTCATCACAAGGCTTCGTGACGCCATGA
- a CDS encoding serine/threonine-protein kinase, with amino-acid sequence MSEEIYGCEGRILRERYRLLNVIGKGSFGKVYRASDLTVDGAMWAIKEIREGTLSQEERLEAVHLYRKEVEILKTLNHTGVPKVYESFSEGNCHYLVMEYVEGTTIEEICQQEPCDPKRMMAWLYRLCDILEYLHQFKPSPVIFRDLKPSNIMVTPRGRVLLIDFGIARYFCPQKPKDTHILGTPGFSPPEQYGSQQSDPRSDIYSLGATFYHILTGEDLAQFHFVFPPLSRFYPGAPKDLEMILARCLERLPEKRFQTIAEFRRALKLAENRITSAASPAPSPGGFATQPLQGQAGGSLVSPRKPPHPFLEFLKEIPAAVYLWAGFTAFLMLSTHHENLTFSLVFMAFLAALLVATLAGIYHLAKRNKFLHAAIMLASLFFIYLFFMSQFPGTADLLSKKASAGSAACEENLRNLAAAIELYAADTKGRYPDDLSKLKGRFKEGLPACPSAGSKEYAYEVGRGPAAYTIWCSGSAHEAAGVKPGFPQYSSVRGLRDGK; translated from the coding sequence ATGAGCGAAGAGATTTACGGCTGCGAGGGAAGAATCCTGAGAGAGCGCTACAGGCTCCTTAATGTCATCGGGAAAGGCTCATTCGGCAAGGTATACCGGGCTTCCGACCTGACTGTTGACGGCGCCATGTGGGCCATCAAGGAGATAAGGGAGGGGACCCTGAGCCAGGAGGAGCGCCTCGAGGCAGTGCACCTTTACAGGAAAGAGGTGGAGATCCTCAAGACCCTCAACCACACAGGTGTCCCCAAGGTCTATGAGTCCTTCTCCGAAGGGAACTGCCATTACCTCGTGATGGAATACGTGGAGGGCACGACTATAGAAGAGATCTGCCAGCAGGAGCCCTGCGATCCGAAAAGGATGATGGCCTGGCTCTACAGGCTCTGCGACATCCTGGAGTACCTCCACCAGTTCAAGCCTTCCCCCGTGATCTTCAGGGATCTCAAGCCTTCCAACATCATGGTCACACCGCGGGGGAGAGTGCTGCTCATTGACTTCGGCATCGCGCGGTACTTCTGCCCCCAGAAGCCCAAGGACACTCATATCCTTGGAACACCCGGCTTTTCACCTCCCGAGCAGTACGGCTCACAGCAGTCAGACCCACGAAGCGACATCTACTCCCTTGGCGCCACTTTCTACCATATACTCACCGGGGAGGATCTTGCCCAGTTTCACTTTGTGTTCCCGCCCCTTTCGAGGTTTTACCCCGGCGCCCCCAAGGATCTGGAGATGATCCTGGCGCGGTGCCTTGAGCGCCTTCCCGAGAAGCGCTTCCAGACCATCGCCGAGTTCAGGCGGGCACTCAAGCTTGCGGAGAACAGGATCACCTCAGCGGCATCTCCCGCTCCCTCACCTGGCGGATTTGCCACGCAGCCCCTCCAGGGGCAGGCGGGGGGATCCCTGGTTTCTCCCCGGAAGCCGCCTCATCCGTTTCTTGAGTTCCTGAAGGAAATCCCTGCAGCAGTGTATCTCTGGGCGGGTTTCACCGCCTTTCTGATGCTCTCGACCCACCATGAAAACCTCACGTTCTCCCTGGTGTTCATGGCTTTCCTGGCGGCTCTTCTTGTCGCCACGCTGGCAGGCATTTACCACCTCGCGAAAAGAAATAAATTCCTTCATGCCGCAATAATGCTGGCAAGCCTGTTTTTCATATACCTGTTCTTCATGTCCCAGTTTCCCGGGACGGCGGACCTGCTCTCGAAAAAGGCCTCTGCGGGCTCGGCGGCCTGCGAGGAGAACCTGAGGAATCTTGCTGCAGCCATTGAATTATATGCTGCCGATACCAAAGGGCGCTACCCCGATGATCTCTCAAAACTGAAAGGGCGCTTCAAAGAGGGCCTTCCCGCATGCCCTTCGGCGGGGTCGAAGGAATACGCCTACGAGGTGGGAAGGGGGCCGGCGGCATATACGATATGGTGCTCCGGGAGCGCCCATGAGGCAGCAGGCGTGAAGCCGGGCTTCCCCCAGTACTCCAGCGTGCGGGGCCTGAGGGACGGGAAATAG
- a CDS encoding two-component system response regulator produces the protein MSEKPRGTVLIVDDTEANIDILVESLGDDFELRVAMDGQSALDQVAEEVPDIILLDIMMPGMDGYEVCEKLKAAHRTRLVPVIFLTAMTEAQDEKKGLDLGAVDYITKPFNPGLVKARVRNHLELKRYRDHLEDLVAERTKEITLMQEVIIESLAGLAEYRDPETGGHIRRTKNYVLLLAKHLMEHNKYLDVLNRETVELLYMSAPLHDIGKVGVPDSILMKPGKLTDEEFAEMKKHTIYGRDAIMTALKRLGENSFLRFAREIAESHQEKWDGSGYPNGLKGEDIPVSGRLMAIADVYDALISKRVYKMPFTHSKAVGIIREGRGTHFDPGMVDAFLELQEEFRKVAIEFADFEEERHALAEAVSV, from the coding sequence ATGAGCGAAAAACCAAGAGGCACGGTACTTATCGTTGATGACACTGAGGCCAACATCGATATCCTGGTAGAGAGCCTGGGAGATGACTTCGAGCTCCGCGTCGCCATGGACGGGCAGAGCGCCCTGGACCAGGTGGCTGAAGAGGTGCCCGATATCATCCTGCTGGACATCATGATGCCGGGGATGGACGGCTACGAGGTCTGCGAGAAGCTCAAGGCTGCCCACAGGACACGGCTGGTGCCCGTCATCTTTCTCACGGCAATGACTGAAGCCCAGGACGAGAAGAAAGGGCTTGACCTCGGCGCCGTGGACTACATCACCAAGCCATTCAATCCCGGCCTCGTCAAGGCCAGGGTCCGCAACCACCTGGAGCTGAAGCGGTACCGCGATCATCTTGAAGACCTTGTGGCGGAGCGCACCAAGGAGATCACCCTTATGCAGGAGGTGATCATCGAGAGCCTTGCAGGCCTCGCCGAGTACCGGGACCCCGAAACCGGCGGCCACATAAGGCGCACGAAGAATTACGTGCTGCTCCTTGCAAAGCACCTTATGGAGCACAACAAGTATCTTGACGTCCTCAACAGGGAGACTGTTGAACTCCTTTACATGTCGGCGCCGCTCCATGACATCGGCAAGGTGGGCGTTCCCGACAGCATCCTCATGAAGCCGGGAAAGCTCACCGACGAGGAGTTTGCCGAGATGAAGAAGCATACCATCTACGGCCGCGACGCCATAATGACGGCCCTGAAGCGCCTTGGCGAGAACTCTTTCCTGCGCTTCGCCCGTGAAATAGCTGAATCTCATCAGGAAAAGTGGGACGGCTCGGGCTATCCCAACGGCCTCAAAGGCGAGGATATCCCCGTGTCAGGGAGGCTCATGGCAATCGCCGACGTCTATGACGCCCTGATCAGCAAGCGTGTGTACAAGATGCCCTTCACCCATTCCAAGGCAGTAGGTATTATCAGGGAGGGGCGGGGCACCCACTTCGATCCCGGGATGGTTGACGCCTTCCTGGAGCTCCAGGAAGAGTTCAGAAAAGTGGCCATTGAGTTCGCCGATTTCGAAGAGGAGCGCCATGCCCTTGCCGAGGCCGTCAGCGTGTAA